The proteins below come from a single Deltaproteobacteria bacterium genomic window:
- a CDS encoding DUF1304 domain-containing protein, with the protein MMTAANALVAIVAIEHLWFLVLEMFLWTTPLGTRTFGLTPEFAEASRVLAANQGLYNGFLAVGLIWGLFSQRAARSIKVFFLGCVVVAGVFGGLTANASILFVQAAPALVALGLVVVSKRGGKATLRGPSN; encoded by the coding sequence GTGATGACTGCAGCTAACGCGCTCGTCGCAATCGTCGCCATCGAACACCTCTGGTTTCTCGTTCTGGAGATGTTCTTGTGGACCACACCGCTCGGAACGCGCACGTTCGGTCTGACGCCAGAGTTTGCCGAAGCGTCGCGGGTGCTCGCCGCCAACCAAGGTCTTTACAACGGCTTCCTTGCGGTCGGTCTGATCTGGGGCCTGTTCTCGCAGCGCGCGGCCCGCTCGATCAAAGTGTTCTTTCTCGGCTGCGTGGTCGTGGCCGGCGTCTTCGGCGGACTCACCGCCAACGCTTCGATCCTGTTCGTTCAAGCCGCGCCGGCGTTGGTTGCGCTGGGGCTGGTCGTCGTCTCCAAACGAGGAGGCAAGGCCACGCTTCGTGGGCCGTCGAACTAG
- a CDS encoding class I SAM-dependent methyltransferase — protein sequence MPLTSIMYSTEWFETFAATVPTAIVAVEINALAAILPLEQHARILDIGCGIGRITGPLSSLGYTVTGLDISVEALLSAKSRAPGPRYVALDQQHIGRMRWEFDAALFMWNSLGFVGRGADLETLTGVAKVLRPGGKVVFDLYHPDWLRQNERAGEADRGAVSVRRWMRGSRCLHEIRYDSGRVDDIQFDVYQPDEIRDLSRRAGLEPVTDMVWWDSDSRPSANSPRYQLICVSSVASAGRI from the coding sequence ATGCCGCTGACGAGCATCATGTACTCGACTGAATGGTTCGAGACGTTTGCAGCGACAGTACCCACCGCGATCGTTGCGGTGGAGATCAACGCGCTTGCCGCCATCCTCCCGCTCGAACAGCACGCGCGCATCCTCGATATCGGTTGCGGCATTGGCCGCATCACTGGCCCTTTATCGTCACTCGGCTACACCGTGACCGGTCTCGACATCAGCGTCGAGGCCCTTCTCTCTGCCAAGAGTCGCGCGCCTGGACCTCGTTACGTGGCGCTCGATCAGCAGCATATTGGTCGCATGCGCTGGGAGTTCGACGCAGCGCTTTTCATGTGGAACAGCTTGGGCTTCGTCGGGAGAGGTGCGGATTTGGAAACGCTGACCGGCGTCGCGAAGGTGCTTCGGCCCGGCGGCAAAGTCGTCTTCGATCTGTACCATCCGGATTGGCTCCGGCAGAATGAACGAGCCGGCGAAGCGGATCGCGGTGCGGTCTCAGTCCGGCGATGGATGCGCGGTAGTCGATGCCTTCATGAGATCCGCTATGACAGCGGCCGCGTCGATGACATCCAGTTCGACGTGTACCAGCCTGACGAGATCCGTGACCTGTCACGGCGGGCCGGACTTGAGCCGGTCACCGACATGGTCTGGTGGGATTCAGATTCGCGTCCGAGCGCGAACTCGCCACGGTACCAACTCATTTGCGTCTCGTCCGTGGCAAGCGCGGGTCGAATTTGA
- a CDS encoding dienelactone hydrolase family protein: MPAVLCRPTQGEPHAAVLVLMEAFGLTPHIEDVTTRIAREGYVVMAPDLYYRDLPNNKFGYDQVNEGVTMMLRLDAAKVVDDVRAALAFLKSREDVVADKIGVTGFCMGGGFTFLTACELSPEIAAAAPFYGMVQDEWIEAVQRITVPVYLFFGGADPFIPPTRVQQIERRFRELGKDCRVKSYPGADHGFFCHERSSYNAAAAKDAWRELTRFLAQHLRP, from the coding sequence ATGCCCGCCGTGCTTTGCCGCCCGACGCAAGGCGAGCCGCACGCTGCGGTACTCGTCTTGATGGAAGCATTCGGACTCACGCCGCACATCGAGGACGTGACCACGCGCATCGCGCGCGAGGGATACGTGGTGATGGCGCCCGACTTGTACTACCGCGATCTTCCGAACAACAAGTTTGGCTACGATCAGGTCAACGAGGGCGTGACGATGATGCTTCGGCTTGATGCCGCCAAAGTCGTGGATGACGTCCGCGCTGCTCTCGCGTTCTTGAAATCTCGCGAAGACGTCGTGGCGGACAAGATCGGCGTCACAGGTTTCTGCATGGGCGGCGGCTTCACATTTCTCACCGCCTGCGAGCTGTCTCCGGAGATCGCTGCGGCGGCACCGTTCTACGGCATGGTTCAGGACGAGTGGATCGAGGCGGTTCAACGGATCACCGTACCCGTCTACCTGTTCTTCGGCGGTGCTGATCCGTTCATCCCGCCTACCCGCGTACAACAGATCGAGCGGCGATTCCGAGAGCTGGGCAAGGATTGCCGAGTCAAGAGTTACCCAGGAGCGGATCATGGCTTCTTCTGCCACGAACGTTCGTCTTACAACGCAGCAGCCGCGAAGGACGCATGGAGAGAGCTCACGCGCTTCTTGGCGCAGCATCTTCGACCATAG
- a CDS encoding VOC family protein has translation MKQSLGLVSFVVRDYDEALDFFVGKLGFLLLEDSFVPEQAKRWVVITPPGARESRLRLARASTPEQESRIGAQTGGRVFLFLYTDNFWRDYERYKAQGIAFVREPRNEPYGTVAVFKDLYGNLWDLVEPKSHIEAAQ, from the coding sequence ATGAAGCAATCGCTTGGTTTGGTCTCATTCGTCGTTCGCGACTACGACGAAGCGCTCGACTTCTTTGTCGGCAAGCTGGGGTTCCTTCTCCTCGAAGACTCGTTCGTCCCCGAGCAAGCAAAGCGATGGGTTGTCATCACGCCCCCGGGGGCGCGTGAGTCGCGTCTCCGGCTGGCGCGGGCGTCAACTCCAGAGCAGGAGTCACGGATCGGCGCACAAACGGGCGGTCGTGTGTTTCTATTTCTCTACACGGACAACTTTTGGAGGGATTACGAACGCTACAAGGCGCAAGGTATCGCCTTCGTTCGCGAGCCGCGGAACGAGCCGTATGGCACGGTCGCAGTGTTCAAGGACCTCTATGGAAACCTCTGGGATTTGGTCGAGCCGAAGAGCCATATCGAGGCGGCTCAGTGA
- a CDS encoding toll/interleukin-1 receptor domain-containing protein: MKHPAITVSGRLYTKNPDVDRYQIDVAELDDLRMCDIPPHSHLEIMGLPVPDGAEFEVYGLNMDDPGIYEGLCVYGGVGFRVEPNDVPRTVLRLQQAFPHTAADPYGFARNPQVTTHVEGPTVLAYVFLNIACASAPRALVRNAVAAYVEGLSRLTKPSIHAFVCYASEDRTVARELAKTLSQLGADVWLDEREIRVGDSIVQRINDALGIVSHFLFLLSTNSVNKPWVQRELSSALMLQLSQKGIKILPVRLDDCPIPSILADIRYADAREGMGGAVHELEGALYSL, from the coding sequence ATGAAGCACCCTGCCATCACCGTCTCCGGCCGTCTCTATACAAAGAATCCGGATGTCGACCGGTACCAGATCGACGTCGCGGAGCTGGACGATCTCAGGATGTGCGACATTCCGCCTCACTCTCACCTCGAAATCATGGGGTTGCCCGTCCCGGACGGAGCGGAATTCGAAGTGTATGGTCTGAATATGGACGATCCAGGGATCTATGAGGGCCTGTGTGTCTACGGAGGAGTGGGATTTCGCGTGGAACCCAATGATGTACCAAGAACTGTCCTTCGTCTTCAGCAAGCGTTTCCTCATACGGCAGCGGATCCATATGGGTTCGCACGCAACCCACAAGTGACCACCCACGTCGAAGGCCCGACGGTTCTGGCATACGTGTTTCTGAACATTGCCTGCGCCAGCGCACCACGGGCGCTGGTTCGAAACGCAGTCGCTGCTTACGTCGAAGGCCTCTCCCGTCTCACAAAACCCAGCATCCATGCATTCGTCTGCTATGCGTCCGAAGACCGTACGGTTGCGCGAGAACTCGCTAAGACACTCTCACAACTCGGCGCCGATGTCTGGCTTGACGAGCGAGAGATACGTGTGGGCGACTCTATCGTTCAACGCATCAACGACGCGCTTGGTATCGTGTCCCACTTTCTGTTCCTGCTGTCGACGAACTCTGTCAACAAGCCATGGGTGCAGCGCGAGCTATCGTCGGCGCTCATGTTGCAGCTTTCACAGAAGGGCATCAAGATTCTTCCGGTGCGTCTTGATGACTGCCCGATACCATCCATACTCGCGGACATCAGATACGCGGACGCTCGAGAGGGCATGGGAGGTGCCGTTCACGAACTTGAGGGTGCTTTGTACTCGCTTTGA
- a CDS encoding GNAT family N-acetyltransferase: protein MRSIVYRDLQADEAQLLGTIDRSEVIEGIYRVTNGMLELNVTRQEFPSWNGAELAARVARLQALIASGGRVIAAWDERRLVGIGSLDVSGVGGDGAVMALDMLYVSAEYRARGIGRKLTEMVADLARSLGATTLYISATPTRGTVDAYLRMGATVLRVPDPELLAREPEDVHLALSLA from the coding sequence ATGAGATCGATCGTCTACCGCGATCTCCAAGCCGACGAAGCACAACTGCTGGGAACCATCGATCGGTCGGAAGTCATCGAGGGAATCTATCGGGTAACCAACGGGATGCTCGAGTTGAACGTGACGCGGCAGGAGTTCCCGTCCTGGAACGGTGCCGAACTCGCGGCTCGGGTTGCACGATTGCAGGCACTCATTGCCTCAGGAGGAAGAGTGATTGCGGCGTGGGACGAGCGCAGACTCGTGGGCATCGGATCGTTGGACGTTTCTGGCGTGGGTGGCGATGGTGCGGTCATGGCGCTCGACATGCTCTACGTCAGCGCCGAGTACCGCGCGCGGGGAATCGGTCGCAAGCTAACCGAGATGGTGGCGGATCTCGCGCGCTCACTCGGCGCCACCACTCTCTACATCTCAGCCACTCCGACACGCGGTACCGTCGATGCCTACCTGCGCATGGGCGCCACCGTGCTGCGAGTGCCCGATCCAGAGTTGCTTGCGCGTGAACCTGAAGACGTCCATCTTGCGCTGAGTCTCGCGTGA
- a CDS encoding DsbA family protein has product MPLVSNIGHDTMTDRSPTPSIRFYFSFRSPYAWLAAERLETEIGILGVPIERIPVYPTPELFPNLFVTTPARIAYLVQDIRRLVRERGLTVQFPSAVDPDWSLSHAAFLGAQQQGAGHMFMVEAFRKRFCEGLDLGDDDVIANAAHRAGLDRGTILAAAHSDALRAEASEGFRLGMQRDGIFGAPSFVYAGKLYWGQDRMHFLRDAVVRKSTNLDVT; this is encoded by the coding sequence ATGCCGCTCGTATCAAACATCGGGCATGACACCATGACCGACCGTAGCCCCACACCCTCGATTCGCTTCTACTTCAGCTTCCGCAGCCCCTACGCCTGGCTTGCGGCCGAGCGCCTTGAGACAGAGATTGGGATTCTCGGGGTCCCGATCGAGCGGATACCGGTCTACCCAACACCTGAACTGTTCCCGAACCTCTTTGTGACGACGCCGGCCAGGATCGCCTACCTCGTGCAGGACATCCGGCGTCTCGTGCGCGAGCGCGGGCTGACGGTACAGTTTCCCTCGGCTGTGGATCCCGACTGGTCGCTCTCGCATGCCGCCTTCCTCGGGGCGCAGCAGCAAGGCGCGGGACACATGTTCATGGTGGAGGCGTTCCGCAAGCGCTTTTGTGAAGGGCTCGACCTCGGCGACGACGACGTCATCGCCAACGCCGCCCATCGCGCCGGGCTGGATCGGGGCACCATCCTGGCCGCGGCCCACTCCGACGCGCTACGCGCCGAAGCGTCCGAGGGCTTCCGTCTCGGCATGCAGCGCGACGGCATCTTCGGCGCTCCGAGTTTCGTCTATGCGGGGAAACTCTACTGGGGCCAGGACCGGATGCATTTCCTCCGCGACGCGGTCGTGCGGAAGTCAACTAACCTTGATGTGACATAA
- a CDS encoding CTP synthase — protein sequence MQQKVLIGLIGDYDATVPAHQAIPIALQLAADAAAIEVEWQWVPTAELRSVARVAEFDGLWCVPASPYRNMEGALLAIRYARESARPFLGTCGGFQHAVIEYARNVLGWADAEHAETAPDAVRPVITPLACALVEVTDTVRFFPNSRIAKAYGTGEATEGYRCRYGLNPTFQAVLVSGPLRATADDATGEVRAVELDGHPFFVAALFQPERVALKGQLPPLVTAFVNACASNATRQPR from the coding sequence ATGCAACAGAAGGTTCTCATCGGCCTCATTGGCGACTACGACGCGACGGTACCCGCGCATCAGGCAATACCGATCGCCTTGCAACTTGCCGCTGATGCGGCCGCGATAGAGGTCGAGTGGCAATGGGTTCCCACTGCGGAACTCCGAAGCGTTGCGCGTGTCGCTGAATTCGACGGGCTGTGGTGCGTACCAGCGAGTCCCTATCGCAACATGGAAGGCGCATTGCTTGCCATTCGGTACGCACGCGAAAGTGCTCGCCCCTTCCTCGGGACGTGCGGCGGGTTTCAACACGCAGTCATTGAGTACGCTCGCAACGTCCTGGGGTGGGCAGACGCCGAGCATGCCGAAACAGCCCCCGACGCGGTTCGCCCTGTCATTACGCCACTGGCATGCGCGCTGGTAGAGGTCACAGACACCGTGCGCTTCTTCCCCAACTCTCGCATCGCCAAGGCCTATGGCACCGGGGAGGCTACTGAAGGTTATCGCTGTCGCTATGGCTTGAATCCAACGTTTCAGGCAGTGCTCGTCTCTGGGCCACTTCGTGCGACAGCAGACGATGCCACAGGTGAAGTGCGTGCCGTAGAGCTGGACGGTCATCCGTTCTTTGTCGCCGCGCTCTTCCAGCCCGAGCGCGTGGCACTCAAGGGACAGTTGCCACCGCTTGTGACCGCCTTCGTCAATGCGTGTGCGAGCAATGCCACCCGACAACCGCGCTAG
- a CDS encoding isochorismatase family protein, which translates to MDALVIVDMQVASFADNDKHDVSGVVHRINRLASFVRGCGGIVLFVQHDGADQDGLTPNTPGWQVLPSLETRSVDLFIRKTMNDSFAGTPLLDELVKLSVSTLGVAGWATDYCVDSTIRSAVSRGFRVVVPSDAHTVSDRTHLTAAQIIDHHNRTWAGLIAKPPVRVAPTEELLARVFRA; encoded by the coding sequence TTGGACGCGTTGGTGATAGTCGACATGCAGGTTGCGTCGTTTGCCGACAACGACAAGCACGACGTCTCCGGCGTCGTTCACCGCATCAACCGGCTCGCGAGCTTCGTCCGAGGGTGCGGCGGTATCGTTCTCTTCGTGCAACACGACGGGGCGGACCAGGACGGCCTCACACCCAATACACCGGGATGGCAGGTGCTACCAAGCCTCGAGACGCGGTCCGTCGACCTCTTCATCCGCAAGACCATGAACGATTCATTCGCCGGCACGCCGCTGCTCGATGAACTCGTCAAGCTATCGGTGAGTACGTTGGGGGTTGCAGGTTGGGCCACAGACTACTGCGTGGACAGTACTATTCGGTCTGCCGTTTCCCGTGGATTCCGGGTTGTCGTGCCTTCTGATGCTCACACCGTCAGCGATCGTACCCACCTCACTGCAGCGCAGATTATTGACCACCACAATCGCACTTGGGCTGGCCTGATCGCCAAGCCTCCGGTCCGCGTTGCTCCGACGGAGGAGTTACTCGCCCGGGTTTTCCGAGCTTGA
- a CDS encoding DUF2834 domain-containing protein, with translation MPSGDRLLCIVYAVIAVGALIATWGTENLKFFALPNNGGALGFIALAYANPAAASIANDLVFLLLAAFTLMIVEAKRLGVRFVWVYMLLSVAVAISVMFPLFMIARQLKIAAQRPRS, from the coding sequence ATGCCCAGCGGCGACAGGCTGCTCTGTATCGTGTACGCCGTCATCGCTGTCGGCGCGTTGATTGCCACGTGGGGAACGGAGAACCTGAAGTTCTTCGCACTCCCTAACAACGGTGGCGCGCTAGGCTTCATCGCGCTTGCCTATGCGAATCCGGCGGCAGCCTCGATCGCCAACGATCTGGTCTTCCTTCTCCTCGCCGCGTTCACACTCATGATTGTTGAAGCGAAGCGTCTGGGAGTCCGTTTTGTCTGGGTGTACATGCTGCTCTCCGTCGCCGTCGCCATCTCGGTGATGTTTCCCCTCTTCATGATCGCCAGGCAGTTGAAGATCGCCGCGCAGCGACCCCGCTCATAG
- a CDS encoding glutathione S-transferase family protein: MSSARPKIIYFNIRGRAEVIRLMFEELGVAYDEQRLNSAEEWRAMKPLTPFGAVPIYEEGDLRFAQTQAIHRHIARTRGLYGQNEREHVECDVAAEAISEAIEALWRLFWEPDYKDKLQTFAAGPLSDSLLNLERWFTRASPAPRYWVGDGLTYADFFAYHFLDEVDALFPAALAARPLLKGFHAAFEARPRIAAYIASGRRPVVFGIKIDGFKFDPRLPRTRRK, translated from the coding sequence ATGTCCAGCGCACGACCCAAGATCATCTATTTCAACATTCGCGGGCGCGCCGAAGTCATCCGACTCATGTTCGAGGAGCTGGGTGTTGCCTACGACGAACAGCGGCTGAATTCGGCGGAAGAGTGGCGCGCGATGAAGCCCCTGACCCCGTTCGGAGCGGTGCCGATCTACGAGGAAGGCGACCTCCGGTTTGCGCAGACCCAGGCGATCCATCGTCACATCGCGCGCACGCGCGGCCTCTATGGACAGAACGAGCGCGAGCACGTCGAGTGCGATGTCGCTGCCGAGGCGATCAGCGAGGCGATCGAAGCCCTCTGGCGGTTGTTCTGGGAGCCCGACTACAAGGACAAGCTGCAGACGTTCGCCGCCGGGCCGTTGTCTGACAGCCTGCTGAACCTCGAGCGCTGGTTCACGCGCGCTTCGCCCGCGCCGAGGTACTGGGTTGGAGACGGCCTGACCTATGCCGACTTCTTCGCGTACCATTTTCTGGACGAAGTGGACGCCCTGTTCCCGGCGGCGCTCGCGGCCCGACCGCTGCTGAAGGGATTCCATGCTGCGTTCGAGGCTCGGCCGCGGATCGCCGCATACATCGCCTCGGGTCGCCGGCCGGTGGTGTTCGGGATCAAAATCGATGGGTTCAAATTCGACCCGCGCTTGCCACGGACGAGACGCAAATGA
- a CDS encoding DUF1772 domain-containing protein, with protein MSKTRTSLDTIASVVSLLAVLALGLSAGAMLTEAAVLVPYWRSLPPESFLDWYAANASLLFNFFGPLEIGGAVLAVAAAALHGYGRRPGRSLLIVSAVLTLAVLAAFPLYFQDVNARFAAGTIARDSVATELAAWAWWHWLRTAIGASAFVAVMLGVRADRQ; from the coding sequence GTGTCCAAAACAAGAACGTCACTGGATACCATTGCGTCGGTAGTCAGCCTGCTCGCCGTGCTCGCGCTCGGACTATCAGCCGGTGCGATGCTCACGGAGGCCGCAGTGCTCGTACCGTACTGGCGGTCCTTACCGCCCGAGTCGTTCCTCGATTGGTATGCTGCCAACGCATCGCTGTTGTTCAACTTCTTCGGCCCGCTGGAGATTGGCGGCGCCGTCCTCGCGGTAGCAGCGGCGGCTCTGCACGGATACGGGCGTCGCCCCGGCCGTAGTCTGCTCATCGTGTCCGCCGTTCTTACGCTTGCGGTTCTCGCGGCGTTCCCGTTGTACTTTCAGGACGTCAACGCGCGCTTTGCCGCTGGAACTATTGCGCGCGATAGCGTCGCGACAGAGCTTGCCGCTTGGGCGTGGTGGCATTGGCTCCGCACCGCGATCGGGGCCAGTGCCTTTGTCGCAGTGATGCTCGGCGTGCGCGCTGATCGCCAATGA
- a CDS encoding dienelactone hydrolase family protein: MPKRNMNEDDRLEDFDRREITLDGSAKVVHVAGVGPAVIVMTEMPGISPHVARFSRWVRDAGFTVYMPSLFGRDGAVPSVEEGTAIFQRACVSAEFRAFAANESSPVTKWLRSLARLAHEECGGPGVGAIGMCFTGNFALTMMLESSMLAPVLSQPSLPLDNPAGLEIAPDELVAIRRRMERDDLTVMAYRFEGDRFCKAQRFAAYSAGLGDRFIARVLPDSAANRDTPPFFERVVGCPHSVVTAHLIDEAGQPTIAARDEILAFFARRLRS, translated from the coding sequence ATGCCGAAACGGAATATGAATGAGGACGACCGGCTCGAAGACTTCGATCGCCGCGAGATCACTCTCGACGGCAGCGCGAAGGTGGTGCACGTGGCCGGGGTCGGACCAGCGGTGATCGTCATGACAGAGATGCCCGGCATCAGCCCGCATGTGGCTCGCTTCAGTCGCTGGGTTCGCGATGCCGGATTCACTGTGTACATGCCTTCGCTGTTCGGTCGCGATGGTGCCGTGCCGAGCGTCGAGGAGGGTACGGCCATTTTCCAACGGGCATGCGTCAGCGCCGAGTTCCGCGCATTCGCCGCCAACGAGTCGAGCCCGGTGACCAAATGGCTTCGGTCGCTGGCGCGGCTGGCGCACGAGGAGTGCGGCGGTCCGGGCGTCGGCGCGATCGGGATGTGCTTCACGGGCAACTTCGCGCTCACGATGATGCTCGAGTCCTCGATGCTCGCGCCGGTATTGTCCCAGCCGTCGCTACCGCTCGACAACCCGGCCGGGCTGGAAATCGCTCCCGACGAACTCGTCGCGATTCGACGACGCATGGAGCGGGACGACCTGACCGTCATGGCCTACCGGTTCGAGGGAGATCGGTTCTGCAAGGCGCAGCGGTTCGCCGCCTACTCCGCGGGGCTTGGTGACCGCTTCATCGCACGGGTGCTTCCCGACAGCGCAGCCAACCGCGACACGCCCCCGTTTTTCGAACGAGTGGTAGGATGCCCGCACAGTGTCGTAACCGCCCACCTGATCGATGAAGCCGGCCAACCGACGATCGCCGCGCGCGACGAGATCCTGGCCTTCTTTGCCCGCCGACTGAGGTCATGA
- a CDS encoding cupin domain-containing protein has protein sequence MIAVAVAATIVLYFGLGALLHYVVFPEEKPPEWAHAKPGFAFETPTGERVELIRGTLETDGEFAEVHFDIAPGGYVAAAHIHPRVEERFEVVSGSLTALVGDEERVISAGETLVVPPGTPHQPFNRGDVEMRSIARITPPGNGDIFFGQLSGLDFKPSFLQMMLFVRAYDAYPASPAPAVVGTLSFLLAPTARLVGYRSFYPEYAERFLRGAAQGDAADPRTNREGSTRALGGAGR, from the coding sequence ATGATCGCAGTCGCGGTCGCCGCTACCATCGTTCTCTACTTCGGACTGGGCGCACTGCTACACTATGTGGTCTTTCCCGAAGAGAAGCCGCCCGAGTGGGCTCACGCTAAGCCCGGCTTCGCGTTCGAGACGCCGACCGGAGAGCGGGTCGAGCTCATTCGCGGCACGCTTGAAACAGATGGCGAGTTCGCGGAGGTCCATTTCGACATCGCTCCAGGTGGGTACGTAGCGGCGGCACATATCCATCCCCGCGTAGAAGAGCGCTTTGAGGTCGTCTCAGGCTCGCTTACCGCACTTGTAGGCGACGAAGAGAGGGTGATCTCAGCCGGAGAAACCCTCGTCGTGCCGCCCGGGACGCCTCATCAACCTTTCAACCGCGGCGATGTCGAAATGCGGTCGATCGCCCGAATCACGCCTCCAGGCAACGGCGATATCTTCTTCGGTCAGTTGAGCGGACTCGACTTCAAGCCGTCCTTCCTTCAGATGATGCTGTTCGTGCGTGCGTACGACGCATACCCAGCAAGCCCCGCGCCGGCGGTGGTGGGAACTCTGTCGTTTCTCTTGGCACCCACCGCGCGACTTGTCGGATATCGAAGCTTCTATCCTGAGTATGCTGAGCGCTTTCTGCGTGGTGCCGCCCAAGGCGATGCAGCGGACCCGCGCACGAATCGCGAGGGGTCGACACGAGCACTGGGGGGCGCGGGCCGCTGA
- a CDS encoding DUF4242 domain-containing protein, which produces MPMYMDIHEVQGATAEALAKAHAADVEVQGKHGVEYVKYWFNESRGKAFCLVNAPSPEAAASVHREAHGLVAERIIEVEPEVAEGFLGGGEVNPSGAVLIPGGMGSERDPGIRTVLFTDIVDSTALTQRVGDDAAMVLLRIHDTIVRDALSALGGREVKHTGDGIMASFASPVAAVRCATRIQRTLAQYQQEHADDPIKVRIGAAAGEPVEHQHDLFGSTVQLAARLCSHAQPDQILVANVIAELCIGKGLTFQDLGEMSLKGFERPVRVHAVEWPGAAG; this is translated from the coding sequence ATGCCAATGTATATGGACATCCACGAGGTCCAGGGAGCCACCGCGGAAGCGCTTGCGAAGGCGCACGCCGCCGATGTCGAGGTGCAGGGGAAGCACGGCGTCGAATATGTTAAGTACTGGTTCAACGAGAGCCGCGGCAAGGCTTTCTGCCTCGTCAACGCGCCTAGTCCGGAGGCGGCGGCCTCGGTGCACCGTGAAGCACACGGCCTGGTCGCAGAGCGGATTATCGAGGTCGAGCCCGAGGTAGCAGAGGGATTCCTCGGCGGAGGTGAAGTGAATCCATCGGGAGCGGTCCTCATCCCTGGTGGCATGGGCAGCGAGCGAGACCCTGGAATCCGGACCGTTCTCTTCACGGATATCGTCGACTCGACGGCGCTGACTCAACGCGTTGGCGATGACGCGGCCATGGTTCTGCTGCGTATCCATGACACCATCGTCCGGGACGCCCTGAGCGCGTTAGGCGGTCGTGAGGTTAAGCATACCGGAGACGGCATCATGGCGTCGTTTGCGTCGCCGGTTGCAGCGGTTCGGTGCGCAACTCGGATTCAGCGTACGTTGGCTCAGTATCAGCAGGAGCACGCAGACGACCCGATCAAGGTGCGAATCGGTGCCGCGGCGGGAGAACCCGTCGAGCATCAACACGATCTCTTCGGATCGACGGTTCAACTGGCCGCACGGCTCTGTTCCCACGCACAGCCGGATCAGATTCTGGTAGCGAACGTGATCGCCGAGCTGTGCATTGGAAAGGGCCTGACCTTCCAAGATCTCGGAGAAATGTCCCTCAAGGGATTCGAGCGCCCGGTCCGCGTTCACGCTGTCGAATGGCCCGGCGCCGCGGGCTAG